Proteins encoded together in one Apus apus isolate bApuApu2 chromosome Z, bApuApu2.pri.cur, whole genome shotgun sequence window:
- the TMEM271 gene encoding transmembrane protein 271 codes for MKWSVRGACAALSSCLLLACALSAAAVGLKCFSLGSELKGEPFRLGTAAGAFYSGLLLAAGLSLLAAALLCCRPPDEAPAAPASASAPAPAPAGDPDPAGGGPSGGEAAAAPSGPVEKAPPGGRQNFLLLGVLVFMLGVLSAFAGAVIDGDTVSLVERKYSHYCLLQPGGAARPRSGPAAPDGSAAALRCQKLRDYQRGLVLSTVFNALECLLGLLNLLLVKNYKASQQRGRRRRRRRAAPAAAAAAGGRRRRRRGGGGGRRAPRHSQGSLFSGGEPELSPGDCPFQAVSYINVGVFHVFDEAGVEVHCGGHPSVELPGYSPMDPELNASYPYCYPLPSEQPPAYEEIYPGEPCAHGT; via the coding sequence ATGAAGTGGAGCGTGCGGGGAGCCTGCGCCGCgctctccagctgcctcctgctcgCCTGCGCCCTCAGCGCCGCCGCCGTGGGCCTCAAGTGCTTCTCGCTGGGCTCCGAGCTGAAAGGCGAGCCTTTCCGCCTGGGCACCGCCGCCGGCGCCTTCTACTCGGGGCTGCTACTGGCCGCCGGCCTCTCACTGCTCGCCGCCGCGCTGCTCTGCTGCCGCCCGCCCGACGAGGCGCCCGCGGCGCCGGCCTCGGCTTCGGCCCCGGCCCCAGCTCCGGCCGGGGATCCGGACCCGGCAGGCGGCGGCCCCAGCGGGGGGGAGGCGGCTGCCGCGCCGTCGGGGCCGGTGGAGAAGGCGCCGCCCGGGGGGCGGCAGaacttcctgctgctgggagtgctgGTGTTCATGCTGGGCGTGCTGAGCGCCTTCGCCGGCGCCGTCATCGACGGCGACACCGTGTCGTTGGTGGAGAGGAAGTACTCGCActactgcctgctgcagcccggCGGCGCGGCCCGCCCGCGgagcggccccgcggcccccgACGGCTCCGCCGCGGCTCTCCGCTGCCAGAAGCTGCGGGACTACCAGCGCGGCTTGGTGCTCTCCACCGTCTTCAACGCGCTGGAGTGTCTCCTGGGCCTGCTCAACCTGCTCCTCGTCAAGAACTATAAGGCCTCGCAGCagcgcgggcggcggcggcgacgGCGACGAGCGGCCCCAGCTgcggccgcggcggcgggcgggcggcggcggcggcgacggggcggcggcggcgggcggcgggcgccgCGCCACAGCCAGGGCTCACTCTTCTCCGGCGGCGAGCCCGAGCTCAGCCCCGGGGACTGCCCCTTTCAGGCCGTCTCCTACATCAACGTGGGCGTCTTCCACGTCTTCGACGAGGCCGGCGTGGAAGTGCACTGCGGCGGGCATCCTTCCGTCGAGCTGCCCGGCTACTCGCCCATGGACCCCGAGCTTAACGCCTCCTACCCCTACTGCTACCCGCTGCCCAGCGAGCAGCCCCCCGCCTACGAGGAGATCTACCCTGGGGAGCCCTGTGCTCACGGCACCTAG